In Nocardioides palaemonis, a single genomic region encodes these proteins:
- a CDS encoding PadR family transcriptional regulator, translating into MAVHTTRMLLLGAVAMFEPVNGYQIRRELVSWRVDEWANLGPGSIYSGLTTLEKLGQVVRHDVSDDGRPVAVYEITAAGRDELARLLGAGLETVTLFNAVAFHAAFGMLPLISRDAAVRHLEVRIQEIDRSLAEWDPGEGEAAPPHAVHGVRHWLALLREEREWLGATVGRLRAGDFDLAGEPWRWVPPADDPGREMAADRERYLGLLGR; encoded by the coding sequence ATGGCCGTCCACACCACCCGCATGCTGCTGCTGGGCGCGGTGGCGATGTTCGAGCCGGTCAACGGCTACCAGATCCGCCGCGAGCTCGTGTCGTGGCGGGTGGACGAGTGGGCGAACCTCGGACCCGGGTCGATCTACAGCGGGCTGACCACGCTGGAGAAGCTCGGCCAGGTCGTGCGCCACGACGTCTCCGACGACGGCCGCCCGGTGGCGGTCTACGAGATCACCGCCGCCGGCCGTGACGAGCTCGCCCGCCTGCTCGGCGCGGGGCTGGAGACCGTCACGCTGTTCAACGCCGTCGCGTTCCACGCCGCGTTCGGCATGCTCCCGCTGATCTCGCGCGACGCGGCGGTCCGCCACCTCGAGGTCCGGATCCAGGAGATCGACCGCTCGCTCGCGGAGTGGGACCCGGGTGAGGGGGAGGCCGCGCCGCCGCACGCGGTGCACGGCGTACGCCACTGGCTGGCGCTGCTGCGCGAGGAGCGGGAGTGGTTGGGTGCGACGGTCGGGCGCCTGCGCGCGGGTGACTTCGACCTCGCCGGGGAGCCGTGGCGCTGGGTGCCGCCGGCCGACGACCCCGGCCGCGAGATGGCCGCGGACCGCGAGCGCTACCTCGGGCTGCTGGGCCGCTGA
- a CDS encoding M13 family metallopeptidase, with translation MTILDAARDGMNPDIRPQDDLFGHVNGRWLDETEIPSDKSSWGAFIALADAAEQHVRDIITELADRPADQLDEDERKIGDLFASFMDTEAIEAKGLDPVRGLLDQARGVSDLTGLAAFVGMFERIGGPGLFGSYITPDRGDASRNIVYLAQGGLGLPDESYYREDKFAEIRSTYERYLTTLLELSEHPEPAAAAARVLAYETRLAEGHWEAAATRDVQKTTNHKTLEELRELCPAFDWVTFATALGGSEETLRRTIVMQPDFFAHLSAVLEETPLETWHDVLQVRVVRSSAPYLPEPFVEANFDFYGRTLNGTPELRARWKRGVDFVEGAIGEAVGKVYVSRHFPPSSKQMMDELVANLVTAYRRSIEALDWMGEETKQKAYDKLDRFYPKIGYPTEFRDYSSLTVSADDLLGNVASASAFETDRQLEKVGQPVDRDEWLMLPQTVNAYYHPGTNEICFPAAILQPPFFSPDADEAENYGGIGAVIGHEIGHGFDDQGAQYDGDGNLHDWWTADDKTAFEEKSQALVAQYDAFEPRTLPGEHVNGSLTVGENIGDLGGLTIAHKAFVIARGGEASEEDRRTLFLNWAHVWRTKRRKEQELQYLTIDPHSPAEFRANIVRNLDEFHEVFATAPGDGLWLEPQDRVRIW, from the coding sequence GTGACGATCCTCGACGCTGCCCGCGACGGCATGAACCCCGACATCCGCCCCCAGGACGACCTCTTCGGCCACGTCAACGGCCGGTGGCTCGACGAGACGGAGATCCCGTCCGACAAGTCGAGCTGGGGTGCGTTCATCGCGCTCGCCGACGCCGCCGAGCAGCACGTCCGCGACATCATCACCGAGCTCGCCGACCGTCCGGCCGACCAGCTCGACGAGGACGAGCGCAAGATCGGCGACCTCTTCGCCTCCTTCATGGACACCGAGGCCATCGAGGCCAAGGGACTCGACCCGGTCCGCGGCCTGCTCGACCAGGCGCGGGGGGTCTCCGACCTCACCGGCCTCGCGGCGTTCGTCGGGATGTTCGAGCGGATCGGCGGTCCCGGCCTGTTCGGGTCCTACATCACCCCCGACCGCGGTGACGCCTCCCGCAACATCGTCTACCTCGCGCAGGGCGGCCTCGGCCTGCCCGACGAGTCCTACTACCGCGAGGACAAGTTCGCCGAGATCCGCTCGACGTACGAGCGCTACCTCACCACCCTGCTCGAGCTCAGCGAGCACCCCGAGCCGGCCGCCGCGGCCGCGCGGGTGCTCGCCTACGAGACCCGGCTGGCCGAGGGCCACTGGGAGGCCGCGGCGACCCGCGACGTGCAGAAGACCACCAACCACAAGACGCTCGAGGAGCTGCGCGAGCTGTGCCCCGCGTTCGACTGGGTGACGTTCGCGACCGCGCTCGGTGGCTCCGAGGAGACGCTGCGGCGCACCATCGTCATGCAGCCCGACTTCTTCGCGCACCTGTCGGCGGTGCTCGAGGAGACCCCGCTCGAGACCTGGCACGACGTGCTGCAGGTCCGCGTGGTCCGCAGCTCCGCGCCCTACCTCCCCGAGCCGTTCGTCGAGGCCAACTTCGACTTCTACGGCCGCACCCTCAACGGCACCCCCGAGCTGCGCGCGCGGTGGAAGCGCGGGGTCGACTTCGTGGAGGGCGCGATCGGCGAGGCGGTCGGCAAGGTCTACGTCTCGCGACACTTCCCGCCGAGCTCGAAGCAGATGATGGACGAGCTCGTCGCCAACCTCGTCACGGCCTACCGCCGCTCGATCGAGGCGCTCGACTGGATGGGCGAGGAGACCAAGCAGAAGGCGTACGACAAGCTCGACCGCTTCTACCCGAAGATCGGCTACCCCACCGAGTTCCGCGACTACTCCAGCCTGACCGTCTCGGCCGACGACCTGTTGGGCAACGTCGCGTCGGCGTCGGCGTTCGAGACCGACCGCCAGCTCGAGAAGGTCGGCCAGCCGGTCGACCGCGACGAGTGGCTGATGCTGCCGCAGACCGTCAACGCCTACTACCACCCCGGCACCAACGAGATCTGCTTCCCGGCCGCCATCCTCCAGCCGCCCTTCTTCAGCCCCGACGCCGACGAGGCGGAGAACTACGGCGGCATCGGCGCGGTGATCGGCCACGAGATCGGTCACGGCTTCGACGACCAGGGCGCGCAGTACGACGGCGACGGCAACCTGCACGACTGGTGGACCGCCGACGACAAGACCGCCTTCGAGGAGAAGTCGCAGGCGCTGGTCGCGCAGTACGACGCCTTCGAGCCGCGCACGCTGCCCGGCGAGCACGTCAACGGCAGCCTCACCGTCGGCGAGAACATCGGCGACCTCGGCGGCCTGACCATCGCGCACAAGGCGTTCGTGATCGCCCGCGGCGGCGAGGCGAGCGAGGAGGACCGCCGCACGCTCTTCCTCAACTGGGCGCACGTGTGGCGCACCAAGCGCCGCAAGGAGCAGGAGCTGCAGTACCTCACCATCGACCCGCACAGCCCGGCGGAGTTCCGCGCCAACATCGTGCGCAACCTCGACGAGTTCCACGAGGTGTTCGCGACCGCGCCGGGCGACGGGCTGTGGCTCGAGCCGCAGGACCGGGTGCGGATCTGGTGA
- a CDS encoding TetR/AcrR family transcriptional regulator: MPDPTRQRIVAAAVDLTTSEGWAAVTMARLAAAAGVSRQTVYNEVGSKPALAEVMVLEELARFLGVVEQAFDAEPDDLTRAIEGAVRDVLTYARANTLLHAVVSATHGADTELLPLLTTNAGSLLGAAKEVVSARVAPYAPDIDAAHLDPAIDMVVRVVLSHVMQPSSSPEQTGADLAWLAGRVLAR; encoded by the coding sequence ATGCCCGACCCCACCCGCCAGCGCATCGTCGCGGCGGCCGTGGACCTGACCACCTCCGAGGGGTGGGCCGCGGTGACCATGGCGCGGCTGGCCGCGGCGGCCGGGGTCAGCCGGCAGACGGTCTACAACGAGGTCGGCTCCAAGCCGGCGCTCGCCGAGGTGATGGTGCTCGAGGAGCTGGCGCGCTTCCTCGGCGTCGTCGAGCAGGCCTTCGACGCCGAGCCCGACGACCTCACCCGGGCGATCGAGGGCGCGGTGCGCGACGTGCTCACCTACGCCCGCGCCAACACCCTCCTGCACGCGGTGGTGAGCGCCACCCACGGCGCCGACACCGAGCTCCTCCCGCTGCTGACCACCAACGCCGGCTCGCTGCTGGGGGCCGCCAAGGAGGTCGTCAGCGCCCGCGTCGCGCCGTACGCCCCCGACATCGACGCCGCCCACCTCGACCCTGCGATCGACATGGTGGTGCGGGTCGTGCTCAGCCACGTCATGCAGCCGTCCTCCTCGCCCGAGCAGACCGGCGCCGACCTGGCGTGGCTCGCCGGGCGCGTCCTGGCCCGCTGA
- a CDS encoding ABC transporter permease, translating to MNTFARDSLIVFRRQIRMNLRNPAWVLIGILQPVLYLLLFGPLLKPIVSSFPGAADNEFTFLVPGLLVQLGMFGAFFAGFGLIAEWREGVVEAERVTPASRTALLVGRLLRDLAQLLVQALILIGLGLAMGMRGSFGGIVVGVVLTLLVGGACAAASNAVALTTKSEDVMAPLINMVMMPVLLLSGILLPMTLGPTWLQRISDFMPFRWIVDAVRGSFAGDVAGSSLLWGTTWALGLFVAAVWWGTATFRKENA from the coding sequence ATGAACACCTTTGCCCGCGACAGCCTGATCGTCTTCCGGCGCCAGATCCGGATGAACCTGCGCAACCCCGCGTGGGTGCTGATCGGGATCCTTCAGCCGGTGCTCTACCTGCTGCTGTTCGGTCCCCTGCTCAAGCCGATCGTGTCCTCGTTCCCCGGGGCCGCCGACAACGAGTTCACCTTCCTCGTGCCCGGCCTGCTCGTGCAGCTCGGCATGTTCGGCGCCTTCTTCGCCGGCTTCGGGCTGATCGCCGAGTGGCGTGAGGGCGTCGTGGAGGCCGAGCGGGTCACGCCGGCGTCGCGCACCGCGCTGCTGGTCGGGCGGCTGCTGCGCGACCTCGCCCAGCTGCTGGTGCAGGCGCTGATCCTGATCGGCCTCGGCCTGGCCATGGGGATGCGGGGCTCGTTCGGCGGGATCGTCGTCGGCGTCGTGCTGACCCTGCTCGTCGGCGGTGCCTGCGCGGCCGCGTCGAACGCGGTGGCGCTGACCACCAAGTCCGAGGACGTGATGGCGCCGCTGATCAACATGGTGATGATGCCGGTGCTGCTGCTCAGCGGCATCCTGCTCCCGATGACGCTCGGCCCGACCTGGCTGCAGCGGATCAGCGACTTCATGCCGTTCCGCTGGATCGTCGACGCCGTCCGCGGCTCCTTCGCCGGGGACGTCGCGGGCAGCAGCCTGCTCTGGGGCACGACCTGGGCGCTCGGGCTGTTCGTCGCCGCGGTCTGGTGGGGCACCGCGACGTTCCGCAAGGAGAACGCCTGA
- the ppgK gene encoding polyphosphate--glucose phosphotransferase gives MDHPFGIDFGGTGIKGAPVDLAVGDFAHDRVRIDTPRPATPAAVAQVFRTIVDSFPASSSPVGVTVPGIVKHGVVHSAANIDKSWMGEDADAIFTAALGREVHVVNDADAAGLAEAEYGAARGRRGQVLVITLGTGIGSAMIWDGELVPNTELGHLELGGAVAEVTTATSAREREGLSWEVWSERLTTYFRHLERLFTPDLFVVGGGVSKSWEKFGHLIEIDTEIIPASLQNRAGIVGAALVAHRKAGQAD, from the coding sequence ATGGACCACCCCTTCGGCATCGACTTCGGCGGCACCGGGATCAAGGGCGCGCCGGTCGACCTCGCGGTCGGCGACTTCGCCCACGACCGGGTCCGCATCGACACGCCCAGGCCGGCGACCCCGGCGGCCGTGGCGCAGGTCTTCCGCACCATCGTCGACAGCTTCCCGGCCTCCTCCAGCCCGGTCGGCGTGACCGTGCCCGGCATCGTGAAGCACGGCGTGGTCCACTCCGCGGCCAACATCGACAAGTCCTGGATGGGCGAGGACGCCGACGCGATCTTCACCGCGGCCCTCGGTCGCGAGGTGCACGTCGTCAACGACGCCGACGCCGCCGGCCTCGCCGAGGCGGAGTACGGCGCCGCGCGCGGCCGCCGCGGCCAGGTCCTCGTGATCACCCTCGGCACCGGCATCGGCTCGGCGATGATCTGGGACGGCGAGCTCGTGCCCAACACCGAGCTCGGACACCTCGAGCTCGGCGGCGCGGTCGCCGAGGTCACCACGGCCACCAGCGCCCGTGAGCGCGAGGGACTGTCGTGGGAGGTCTGGTCGGAGCGGCTGACCACCTACTTCCGCCACCTCGAGCGGCTCTTCACCCCCGACCTGTTCGTCGTCGGCGGCGGCGTGAGCAAGTCGTGGGAGAAGTTCGGCCACCTCATCGAGATCGACACCGAGATCATCCCGGCGAGCCTGCAGAACCGTGCGGGCATCGTCGGCGCGGCGCTCGTCGCGCACCGCAAGGCGGGCCAGGCGGACTGA
- a CDS encoding MFS transporter yields the protein MSGESGVAWGTPTGRGVVAAATLGSGLTLLDGTVVNVALRTVGDDLDASLVQLQWITNGYFLSLASLILLGGALGDRLGRRRVFVIGTVWFALASLACGLAPTAEVLIVARVLQGIGGALLTPGSLAMIQGAFRAEDRSRAIGAWSGLGGIAAALGPLVGGLLIDHASWRWIFLINLPLAVVTVWLAQTWVPETRDTRALDRFDVPGAALASLALAGTTWALTDAGGPATWWAAGLGVAAAVGFVVVERRTHGPMVPLGLFADRTFSAANLMTLVVYAALGAILFFLVLQLQTVSGYNALEAGLATLPMTLCMLFLAARGGALGERIGPRIPMTVGPMVMAGGTLLLLRAGPDAVYWRDVAPGLTVFGLGLALMVAPLTATVLAAAPDEVAGIASGINNAVARAGSLLAVAALPTAVGLAGDDYRDPGVFDASYGTALMICAALLVLGGLVSWFTIPRRLRPEPA from the coding sequence GTGAGCGGGGAGAGCGGGGTCGCCTGGGGTACGCCGACGGGACGCGGCGTGGTCGCGGCGGCCACCCTCGGCTCCGGGTTGACGCTGCTGGACGGCACGGTGGTCAACGTCGCGCTGCGCACGGTCGGCGACGACCTCGACGCCTCGCTCGTGCAGCTGCAGTGGATCACCAACGGCTACTTCCTCTCGCTCGCGTCGCTGATCCTGCTCGGCGGCGCGCTCGGCGACCGGCTGGGCCGGCGGCGGGTCTTCGTCATCGGGACGGTCTGGTTCGCCCTCGCGTCCCTCGCCTGCGGGCTGGCGCCGACCGCCGAGGTGCTCATCGTCGCGCGGGTCCTCCAAGGCATCGGCGGTGCGCTGCTGACGCCCGGCAGCCTGGCGATGATCCAGGGCGCCTTCCGCGCCGAGGACCGCAGCCGCGCGATCGGCGCGTGGTCGGGCCTCGGCGGCATCGCCGCCGCGCTCGGCCCGCTCGTCGGCGGCCTGCTCATCGACCACGCCTCGTGGCGCTGGATCTTCCTCATCAACCTGCCGCTCGCGGTCGTCACGGTGTGGCTCGCGCAGACGTGGGTCCCCGAGACGCGCGACACCCGGGCGCTCGACCGGTTCGACGTCCCGGGCGCCGCCCTCGCGTCCCTCGCCCTCGCCGGGACCACGTGGGCGCTCACCGACGCCGGTGGCCCCGCCACGTGGTGGGCGGCGGGCCTCGGCGTCGCCGCCGCGGTCGGGTTCGTCGTGGTCGAGCGCCGCACGCACGGGCCGATGGTGCCGCTCGGGCTGTTCGCCGACCGCACCTTCAGCGCGGCCAACCTGATGACGCTGGTCGTCTACGCCGCCCTCGGCGCGATCCTGTTCTTCCTCGTGCTCCAGCTCCAGACCGTCTCCGGCTACAACGCCCTCGAGGCCGGCCTCGCGACGCTGCCGATGACGCTGTGCATGCTGTTCCTCGCGGCCCGCGGCGGAGCGCTCGGGGAGCGGATCGGCCCGCGGATCCCGATGACCGTCGGCCCGATGGTGATGGCCGGCGGCACGCTGCTGCTCCTCAGGGCCGGCCCCGACGCCGTCTACTGGCGCGACGTCGCGCCCGGCCTCACCGTCTTCGGCCTCGGGCTGGCGCTCATGGTCGCGCCGCTCACCGCGACCGTGCTCGCCGCCGCCCCCGACGAGGTCGCCGGGATCGCCAGCGGGATCAACAACGCCGTCGCCCGCGCCGGGTCCCTGCTCGCGGTCGCCGCGCTCCCGACGGCCGTCGGGCTCGCCGGCGACGACTACCGCGACCCGGGCGTGTTCGACGCCTCCTACGGCACCGCCCTGATGATCTGCGCCGCGCTGCTGGTGCTGGGCGGACTGGTCTCCTGGTTCACCATCCCGCGACGGCTGCGCCCGGAGCCTGCCTAG
- a CDS encoding ATP-binding cassette domain-containing protein: protein MITARGLVQTFHTRAGREKKEVRAVDGVDLDVAEGEVVGFLGPNGAGKTTTLRMLTTLLRPTAGTATVAGHDVVAESEQVRRSIGYVSQAGGVFSSARAGEEVMDHGMLYGLGRRQVETRGRELFAQLQLDGLWERMPKNMSGGQKRRLDIVMGLIHDPTLVFLDEPTTGLDPQARANLWEHIGRLRSERGATVFLTTHYLDEADALSDRIVIIDQGRIVASDTSDNLKAQVSGDLVSLEVAADQVGLAAQKLGAVADGVGTDGLQVHGRVPRAGRVVPALLRELEQAGVTLESIEVRRPTLDDVFLTLTGRSLRDAETETQAPDAPTAAPEEAMTR, encoded by the coding sequence ATGATCACAGCGCGAGGGCTCGTGCAGACCTTCCACACCCGGGCCGGGAGGGAGAAGAAGGAGGTCCGCGCCGTCGACGGCGTGGACCTCGACGTGGCCGAGGGCGAGGTGGTCGGCTTCCTGGGGCCCAACGGGGCCGGCAAGACCACGACGCTGCGGATGCTGACGACCTTGCTGCGACCGACCGCCGGGACGGCGACGGTCGCGGGCCACGACGTGGTGGCCGAGTCGGAGCAGGTGCGCCGCTCCATCGGGTACGTCTCGCAGGCCGGGGGCGTGTTCTCCTCCGCCCGCGCCGGCGAGGAGGTGATGGACCACGGCATGCTCTACGGCCTCGGTCGCCGGCAGGTCGAGACGCGCGGCCGCGAGCTCTTCGCGCAGCTGCAGCTCGACGGCCTGTGGGAGCGGATGCCGAAGAACATGTCGGGTGGCCAGAAACGGCGCCTCGACATCGTCATGGGGCTCATCCACGATCCGACGCTCGTCTTCCTCGACGAGCCCACCACCGGGCTCGACCCGCAGGCGCGGGCCAACCTGTGGGAGCACATCGGCCGGCTGCGCTCCGAGCGTGGCGCGACCGTCTTCCTCACCACGCACTACCTCGACGAGGCGGACGCGCTGTCGGACCGGATCGTGATCATCGACCAGGGTCGCATCGTGGCCTCGGACACCAGCGACAACCTGAAGGCGCAGGTGTCGGGAGACCTGGTCTCGCTGGAGGTGGCCGCGGACCAGGTGGGCCTGGCTGCGCAGAAGCTCGGCGCCGTCGCCGACGGGGTCGGGACCGACGGCCTGCAGGTGCACGGCCGCGTGCCGCGCGCCGGCCGCGTCGTACCGGCCCTGCTCCGCGAGCTCGAGCAGGCGGGCGTCACGCTCGAGTCGATCGAGGTGCGCCGGCCCACCCTCGACGACGTGTTCCTCACCCTGACCGGGCGCTCGCTGCGCGACGCCGAGACCGAGACGCAGGCCCCCGACGCACCGACCGCCGCTCCCGAGGAGGCGATGACCCGATGA
- a CDS encoding M15 family metallopeptidase — protein sequence MHGRRGAGTRVAAAAALVLLLGACSGPTEPDPDADPDPAASSTSSEPSAEPTVPVADPAHAVDPPGPRKDRLWSADVLVQWDKPLDDATVKQIKRLKGVAHTERIGLGQVSLENRVLTVAAVDPAAYRLFTRSDVADLQEAWDRVAGGELATDEKVARRLADDDGMIRLGLDDSAPSLHVGAYAPQVPTIDLVVNTAWAPDIEMADDNGLLISTDGTTPASIRKPLERLVGRGASVQMLDVASRLGLDPDAKLTAVPTGGTLGSLVGTYRYRVLGGGRIAPDPDWVAANIRTEVVPILGSVTCHKDLFPQLRAALLEVQQRGLADEIHPGEYAGCYYPRFIAGTTTLSNHSFGLALDLNVPGNQRGTVGAIDRDVVAIFQTWGFAWGGDWKYTDPMHFELAEVKRPG from the coding sequence ATGCACGGACGGCGGGGGGCTGGGACACGGGTGGCGGCTGCGGCCGCCCTCGTGCTGCTGCTCGGTGCCTGCAGCGGGCCCACCGAGCCCGACCCGGACGCCGACCCCGACCCGGCCGCGAGCAGCACCTCGTCCGAGCCGTCGGCCGAGCCGACGGTGCCCGTGGCCGACCCCGCGCACGCCGTCGACCCGCCCGGGCCGCGCAAGGACCGGCTGTGGAGCGCCGACGTCCTGGTGCAGTGGGACAAGCCGCTCGACGACGCGACCGTGAAGCAGATCAAGCGGCTGAAGGGGGTCGCCCACACCGAGCGGATCGGGCTCGGCCAGGTCAGCCTGGAGAACCGGGTGCTGACGGTCGCCGCCGTCGATCCGGCGGCCTACCGCCTCTTCACCCGCTCCGACGTCGCGGACCTGCAGGAGGCCTGGGACCGGGTCGCCGGTGGCGAGCTCGCGACCGATGAGAAGGTCGCCCGGAGGCTGGCCGACGACGACGGGATGATCCGCCTCGGTCTCGACGACTCGGCGCCGAGCCTGCACGTGGGGGCGTACGCGCCGCAGGTCCCGACCATCGACCTCGTCGTCAACACGGCGTGGGCCCCCGACATCGAGATGGCCGACGACAACGGACTGCTGATCTCGACCGACGGCACCACCCCGGCCTCGATCCGCAAGCCGCTCGAGCGGCTGGTCGGCAGGGGCGCCTCGGTGCAGATGCTCGACGTGGCCTCGCGCCTCGGCCTCGACCCCGACGCGAAGCTCACCGCTGTCCCGACCGGCGGCACGCTCGGCAGCCTGGTCGGCACCTACCGGTACCGGGTGCTCGGCGGCGGCCGGATCGCCCCCGACCCGGACTGGGTGGCGGCCAACATCCGCACCGAGGTGGTGCCGATCCTCGGCAGCGTCACCTGCCACAAGGACCTCTTCCCGCAGCTGCGCGCGGCGCTGCTGGAGGTGCAGCAGCGCGGGCTGGCCGACGAGATCCACCCCGGCGAGTACGCCGGGTGCTACTACCCGCGCTTCATCGCCGGCACCACGACGCTGTCCAACCACTCCTTCGGCCTCGCCCTCGACCTCAACGTCCCGGGCAACCAGCGCGGCACGGTCGGCGCCATCGACCGTGACGTGGTCGCGATCTTCCAGACCTGGGGCTTCGCCTGGGGCGGCGACTGGAAGTACACCGACCCGATGCACTTCGAGCTCGCCGAGGTGAAGCGGCCCGGGTGA
- a CDS encoding NADPH:quinone oxidoreductase family protein → MKAAQVVTLTGPADVEVREVAEPVPGPHDVLVEVHSVGISFPDLLLSRGEYQFKPEPPFTLGVDFAGVVLDPGSPESSGFTVGQRVAGVNLHGGAAEQVANPAVFTFALPDALSYDEGAALPMNYLTALFALEERGGLRDRETVLVHGAAGGVGTATLQVAKGLGARTIAVVSTEEKAAFARAAGADEVVVGPEFRDEVTELTQGKGVDVVLDVVGGDAFTDSLRCLAEQGRVLVVGFAAGQGIPEVKVNRLLLGNTDVRGVGWGAYAMTRPGYMQKQWHRLAPMIESGVVRPPVGATYDLADFGAALTDMDERRTLGKSVVRVR, encoded by the coding sequence ATGAAGGCAGCCCAGGTCGTCACGCTCACCGGTCCCGCCGACGTCGAGGTGCGGGAGGTGGCCGAGCCGGTGCCCGGCCCGCACGACGTGCTGGTCGAGGTGCACAGCGTCGGGATCTCCTTCCCCGACCTGCTGCTCAGCCGCGGGGAGTACCAGTTCAAGCCGGAACCGCCCTTCACCCTCGGCGTCGACTTCGCCGGCGTGGTCCTCGATCCCGGCTCGCCGGAGTCGAGCGGCTTCACCGTCGGCCAGCGGGTTGCGGGCGTCAACCTGCACGGCGGTGCGGCCGAGCAGGTCGCCAACCCGGCGGTCTTCACCTTCGCTCTGCCCGACGCGCTGTCCTACGACGAGGGCGCCGCGCTGCCGATGAACTACCTCACCGCACTCTTCGCGCTCGAGGAGCGCGGCGGGCTGCGCGACCGCGAGACCGTGCTCGTCCACGGCGCGGCCGGCGGGGTCGGCACCGCCACCCTCCAGGTCGCCAAGGGCCTCGGTGCGCGCACCATCGCGGTCGTCAGCACCGAGGAGAAGGCGGCGTTCGCCCGCGCCGCCGGCGCCGACGAGGTCGTCGTCGGACCCGAGTTCCGCGACGAGGTCACGGAGCTGACACAGGGCAAGGGCGTCGACGTGGTGCTCGACGTGGTCGGCGGCGACGCGTTCACCGACTCGTTGCGCTGCCTGGCCGAGCAGGGCCGGGTGCTCGTCGTCGGCTTCGCCGCGGGCCAGGGCATCCCGGAGGTCAAGGTCAACCGGCTGCTGCTCGGCAACACCGACGTCCGCGGCGTCGGCTGGGGCGCGTACGCCATGACGCGGCCCGGCTACATGCAGAAGCAGTGGCACCGGCTGGCCCCGATGATCGAGTCGGGCGTGGTGCGCCCGCCGGTCGGCGCGACCTACGACCTCGCCGACTTCGGCGCGGCGCTCACCGACATGGACGAGCGCCGCACCCTGGGCAAGTCGGTCGTACGGGTGCGCTGA
- a CDS encoding fatty acid desaturase has protein sequence MPGYPTRLAPSGTVPDGTTALWTDRKRYLWLIGLVVPSLAFVAFGGYVATGWGVWFWVGPIVILGIVPAIDLVAGLDRSNPPDDVIEALEQDRYYRWITYLFLPIQYAGFLGAMAVVGGWDAFGLLADQPLGTVDRIGLAVSIGCIGGIGINTAHELGHKKEANERWLSKVALAQVFYGHFYIEHNRGHHVRVATPEDPASSRLGESFYRFWPRTVGGSLRSAWRLEERRLARRSQGPWRLDNDVLNAWLMSVVLWTVVVAAFGVEVLPFLVIQAVVGFSLLEVVNYMEHYGMLRQKVGEGDRRRYERVLPSHSWNSNNIATNVLLYHLQRHSDHHANPTRRYQTLRDFEESPVLPTGYAGMIVLALVPPVWRRVMDQRVVDHFGGDVTLANISPRRREAYVRRYGAAGLEARSARTSTDEPGAPQGEVLAARCPGCEYVYEVAAGDEHEGFAAGTAWADIPADWCCPDCGVREKVDFVPCEPERAA, from the coding sequence ATGCCCGGCTACCCCACCCGACTCGCCCCCAGCGGCACGGTGCCCGACGGCACGACCGCGCTGTGGACCGACCGCAAGCGCTACCTCTGGCTGATCGGCCTGGTCGTGCCGAGCCTGGCGTTCGTGGCCTTCGGCGGCTACGTCGCCACCGGCTGGGGCGTGTGGTTCTGGGTCGGGCCGATCGTCATCCTGGGGATCGTCCCGGCGATCGACCTGGTCGCCGGGCTCGACCGCTCCAACCCGCCCGACGACGTGATCGAGGCGCTCGAGCAGGACCGCTACTACCGGTGGATCACCTACCTCTTCCTGCCGATCCAGTACGCCGGCTTCCTCGGCGCGATGGCCGTCGTCGGCGGGTGGGACGCCTTCGGGCTGCTCGCCGACCAGCCGCTCGGCACGGTCGACCGGATCGGCCTCGCGGTCTCGATCGGCTGCATCGGCGGCATCGGCATCAACACCGCCCACGAGCTCGGCCACAAGAAGGAGGCCAACGAGCGCTGGCTCTCCAAGGTCGCGCTGGCGCAGGTGTTTTACGGCCACTTCTACATCGAGCACAACCGCGGCCACCACGTCCGGGTCGCGACCCCGGAGGACCCGGCGAGCTCCCGGCTCGGCGAGAGCTTCTACCGGTTCTGGCCGCGCACCGTCGGCGGGTCGCTGCGCTCGGCCTGGCGCCTGGAGGAGCGGCGCCTGGCCCGCCGCTCGCAGGGCCCGTGGCGCCTGGACAACGACGTGCTCAACGCGTGGCTGATGAGCGTCGTCCTGTGGACCGTGGTCGTCGCCGCGTTCGGCGTCGAGGTGCTGCCCTTCCTCGTGATCCAGGCGGTCGTCGGCTTCTCGCTGCTCGAGGTCGTCAACTACATGGAGCACTACGGGATGCTGCGGCAGAAGGTCGGCGAGGGCGACCGACGGCGCTACGAGCGGGTCCTCCCCAGCCACAGCTGGAACTCCAACAACATCGCGACCAACGTGCTGCTCTACCACCTCCAGCGCCACAGCGACCACCACGCGAACCCGACCCGGCGCTACCAGACGCTGCGCGACTTCGAGGAGAGCCCGGTCCTGCCCACCGGCTACGCCGGCATGATCGTGCTGGCGCTCGTCCCGCCGGTGTGGCGCCGGGTGATGGACCAGCGGGTGGTGGACCACTTCGGCGGCGACGTGACGCTGGCCAACATCAGCCCGCGCCGGCGGGAGGCGTACGTCCGTCGGTACGGCGCCGCGGGTCTCGAGGCTCGGTCGGCTCGCACCTCGACCGACGAGCCCGGGGCGCCCCAGGGAGAGGTGCTGGCCGCGCGCTGCCCGGGCTGCGAGTACGTCTACGAGGTGGCGGCGGGCGACGAGCACGAGGGCTTCGCCGCCGGGACGGCGTGGGCGGACATCCCCGCGGACTGGTGCTGCCCGGACTGCGGCGTGCGGGAGAAGGTCGACTTCGTGCCCTGCGAGCCGGAGCGCGCTGCCTAG